A single genomic interval of Spirochaetota bacterium harbors:
- a CDS encoding TolC family protein, producing MHCQKIYKYLFQKSGVLSFMTVVIIFSVSQVNAQPLTLQQAITTAIQNNNTYKAALLKVEENRYKVRESWGMLWPQLSTDVAYTRQWYEAGFQSQ from the coding sequence ATGCATTGTCAAAAGATTTATAAATATTTGTTTCAAAAAAGTGGTGTTCTTTCATTCATGACAGTGGTTATTATTTTCAGTGTATCGCAGGTAAACGCTCAACCGCTTACACTGCAACAGGCAATTACTACTGCCATACAAAATAATAATACCTATAAGGCTGCTCTTTTAAAAGTGGAGGAAAACCGCTATAAAGTACGTGAAAGCTGGGGAATGTTGTGGCCACAGCTTTCCACTGATGTTGCCTATACACGGCAATGGTATGAAGCAGGTTTTCAGTCGCAG